A region from the Zonotrichia albicollis isolate bZonAlb1 chromosome 17, bZonAlb1.hap1, whole genome shotgun sequence genome encodes:
- the MC3R gene encoding melanocortin receptor 3, producing MHSSSLEGPAFHFAFFFLFLTCAASGAQPGVSPAAVLAMNTTRSAFSLQPLLLNATEDLNDSVPTNRSGDGFCEQVFIKAEVFLTLGIISLLENILVILAVLKNGNLHSPMYFFLCSLAVADMLVSMSNALETVMIAILSNGYLIIDDHFIQHMDNVFDSMICISLVASICNLLVIAIDRYITIFYALRYHSIMTVKKALTLIVLIWVACIICGIIFIAYSESKTVIVCLITMFFTMLLLMASLYVHMFLFARLHVKRIAALPVEGVPPQRTCMKGAVTITILLGVFIVCWAPFFLHLILIISCPMNPYCICYTAHFNTYLVLIMCNSVIDPLIYAFRSLEMRKTFKEIVCCCYGMSVGQCML from the coding sequence atgcacagcagcagcttggaAGGACCTGCTTtccattttgcatttttttttctctttttgaccTGTGCTGCCTCAGGTGCCCAGCCAGGGGTGagcccagctgctgtgctggccaTGAACACCACACGCTCTGCATTCTCcttgcagcccctgctgctgaaCGCCACCGAGGACCTCAACGACTCCGTCCCCACCAACCGCAGCGGCGACGGGTTCTGCGAGCAGGTCTTCATCAAAGCCGAGGTCTTCCTGACTCTGGGCATCATCAGCCTGCTGGAGAACATCCTGGTCATCCTGGCAGTGCTGAAGAACGGCAACCTGCACTCCCCCATGTATTtcttcctctgcagcctggcCGTGGCAGATATGCTGGTGAGCATGTCCAACGCCCTGGAGACCGTGATGATCGCCATCCTCAGCAACGGCTACCTGATCATCGACGACCACTTCATCCAGCACATGGACAATGTCTTTGACtccatgatttgtatttctctGGTAGCCTCCATTTGCAACCTCTTGGTCATAGCCATCGACAGGTACATCACTATTTTCTATGCCCTCCGTTACCACAGCATCATGACGGTGAAGAAAGCCCTGACCCTCATTGTGCTCATTTGGGTGGCGTGCATCATCTGTGGCATCATTTTCATTGCCTACTCGGAGAGCAAAACTGTCATTGTGTGTCTCATCACCATGTTCTTCaccatgctgctgctgatggcctCGCTGTACGTGCACATGTTCCTGTTTGCCCGCCTGCACGTCAAGCGCATCGCGGCGCTGCCCGTCGAGGGCGTGCCCCCCCAGCGCACCTGCATGAAGGGCGCCGTCACCATCACCATCCTCCTGGGGGTCTTCATCGTCTGCTGGGCGCCCTTCTTCCTCCACCTCATCCTCATCATCTCCTGCCCCATGAACCCCTACTGCATCTGCTACACGGCGCACTTCAACACCTACCTGGTGCTGATCATGTGCAACTCCGTCATTGACCCGCTCATTTACGCCTTCAGGAGCCTGGAGATGAGGAAGACTTTCAAAGAAATCGTGTGTTGCTGCTATGGCATGAGTGTGGGACAGTGCATGCTGTAA